GGCGGCGAGCCAGCCGCCGACCTCCTGGACGAACTGCTGCTGGAGGCCGTAGTGGTCGCCGACGAGGACGCCCTGGAGACGGAGCCGCTTGCCGATGATCATCGCCATGTTGCGCGGACCCGGGACCGGCTCGGTGTCGTTGTACTGGGCGATCATGCCGCAGATGGTGGCGCGGCCGTGCACGTTGAGCGAGGAGATCGCGGCTTCGAGGTGGTCGCCGCCGACGTTGTCGAAGTAGACGTCGATGCCGTCCGGGGCGGCCTCGCGGAGCTGGTCCTTGACCGGGCCGTTCCTGTAGTTGAAGGCGGCGTCGAAGCCGAGCTCCTCGACGAGGAACTTGACCTTCTCGTCGGAGCCGGCCGAGCCGATCACCCGGGAGGCGCCCTTGAGGCGCGCCATCTGGCCGACCTGGCTGCCGACGGCACCGGCGGCGCCGGAGACGAAGACCGCGTCGCCCTCCTTGAAGGAGGCCACGTCGAAGAGGCCGGCGTAGGCGGTGAGGCCCGTCATGCCGAGGACGCCGAGGTAGGCGGAGAGGGGGGCGAGCGCCGGGTCGACCTTGGTGGCGTGCTGGGCCGGGACGTCGGCGTACTCGCGCCAGCCGAGGCCGTGCAGGACGTGGTCGCCGACGGCGAAGCCCTCGGCGCCGGAGGCGATGACCTCGCCGACCGCGCCGCCGTCCATGGGGTGGTCGAGCTTGAACGGCGGGATGTACGACTTCACGTCGTTCATGCGGCCGCGCATGTACGGGTCGACCGAGAAGTGCAGGTTCCTGACCAGGATCCGGCCCTCGGCGGGCTCGGTGACGGGGGTCTCGCGGAGCGCGAAGTCCGCGGGGGTCGGCCAGCCGTGCGGACGGGCGACGAGGTGCCACTCACGGCTGGACGCGGGAAGAACGGACATGAGCACGGCCTCCAGAGAACGTACGAAAAGCTTCAGATCACAAAAGATTCACTACCTGAAACAACCATGCACCTAGATATTTTATGTTGTCAAGCATCTGGGTAGGATGGACGACATGGCCACTCCCCGCACGGACCCCCTGACCCTCGAAGTCGTCGAGCTGATCGGCACGGTCGTCGCGCGCTACTACGAGGAGTACGAGCAGGCCGCCGCGCAGCACGCGCTGACCGGCGCGCAGGCCCGTGTCCTCGGTCTGCTCTCGCTGGATCCGCTGCCGATGCGCCGGATCGCCCAGAAGCTGAAGTGCGAGCCGTCCAACATCACCGGGATCGTGGACCGCCTGGAGGCCCGTGGCATGGTCGAGCGCCGGCCCGACCCGGCGGACCGCCGCGTCAAACTGGCCGTCCCCACGGAGGAGGGCCGCGCGACGGCACACCGGCTGCGGGAGTCCCTGGACTTCGCGCGCGAGCCGCTCGGCGAGCTGACCGAGGCCGAGCGGACGCTGCTGCGGGACCTGCTCAAGCGGATGCTCGGCGTCCAGCCGGACGTCTAGGGGGTGTCGTCAGGCGGGGACGGACTCCTGGCCGGATCCGTCGAAGGGCGGGTAGTTCTCGGCGCCCATGCGCTCGGCCGCGTCGATGTAGACGGCGAGCGCGTCGCGGGACCGGGCCAGCCGCTCCATCTGGTCCTCGATCCGCCCCATCCGGGACCGCATCGCGGCCACCAGCTCGGGACAGCCGGCCAGCTCGGGGGCCTCGCCGACCGCGCACGGCAGCAGGTACGCGATGTCCTCCGAGGACAGCCCCGCGCCCAGCAGATGACGGATCTGCCGCACCCGCAGCACGGCGCTCTCGTCGAACTCGCGGTAGCCGTTGGAACCGCGGCCGGCCTCCAGGAGGCCCTGAGCCTCGTAGTAGCGCAACTGATGGGCGTGGACACCCGTCCGGCGGCTCAACTCCCCGATCCGCACAGCAGCCTCGACCTCACTCGCTCACGCGCTCGCTTGACCTTCACACCGGTATCAACGTTCACGATGCTGCCATGACCGACAGAACAGCCGCATCCGTGAACGCATCCGTGAAACCGTCCGCACCCGTGACCGCCATCGGACTCGGTCTGATGGGCCGGGCACTCGCCGGCGCCTTCCTCAGGGCCGGACACCCCACCACGGTCTGGAACCGTACGAGCTCCAAGGCCGCCGCGCTGGTGGCCGAGGGCGCGCACCCGGCGCCCTCCGTCGGCGCCGCGCTCGACGCGAGCCCCCTGACGATCGTCTGCCTCACCGACTACGCGGCCGTGCGGGAACTCCTCGACACGGACGACGTGAAGCTCGACGGCGCGACCCTGGTCAATCTGACCTCGGGCGACGCCGCGCAGGCCCGGGACACCGCCCGCTGGGCCGGACGGCGCGGCGCCCGCTACCTGGACGGCGCCGTCATGGCCGTACCGCCGGCCATCGGCACCGCCGAGGCGGTGATCCTGCACAGCGGCCCGAAGGCCGACTTCGACGCCCACGGAGCCACCCTCGCGGCGCTCGGCACCGTCACCCATCTCGGCGAGGACCACGGGCTTGCGTCCCTCTACGACGTGGCCGGACTGGCCATGATGTGGAGCGTCCTCAACGCCTGGCTCCAGGGCACGGCCATGCTGGGGAGGGCGGGCGTCGACGCGGCGACGTATGCGCCGTTCGCCCGGCGGATCGCCGCCGGGGTCGCCGACTGGCTCCCGGGGTACGCCGAGCAGATCGACGCCGGCTCCTTCCCCGCAGAGGTGTCGGCCCTGGAGACCGACGCGCGGGCGATGGAGCACCTGATCGGGGAGAGCGAGGCGCTCGGCGTCAACGCCGAACTCCCCAAGCTCTTCAAGGCCATGGCCGACCGCGCGATCGCCGCCGGGCACGGCGGCGAGCAGTACCCGGTCCTGATCGAGGAGTTCGGCAGGCCCGCGGCGGACTGACGCCGAATCACGCCGGCCGGCGGACCCGTGACGGGCGGCCACCGCTCAGACGCACCACCAGAGGAAGGGGGTGCACGTCCTCGTCGGGCTCGGGGTCGGCGTGGGGCTGGGAGAGGCGGTCGTGGCCGTGGCCGACGGGGTCGGGTCCGTGGCGGTGGGCGTGCCCGACGGAGGCGTGTGGGCCTTCGTGGCCGACGGGGTCGCGGTGGGGGTCGCCGCGGGCCGGGTCACCGGGTCGGTGGGCGTCGACGGGTGCTGCGGGGTGCTCCCGATCCCCGTGCCGGGGCCCGTACCCGTACCCGTGCCGGAGCCCGTACCCGAGCCCGTACCCGCTCCTGTGCCCGTACCCCTGCTCGTGTCCGCGCTCACCTGACGGGGGCGGGCCGGTGCGGACGTGACCGGCCCGGGGTCGCCGCCGTCCGGGGCGGCGGTGGTCTCGACGGGCTCCGGGGCCAGCGGGGACGGGGTGACGTCGAGTTCCTCCACGGCCGTGGCGGCGCCGTTCCTGTCCGGTTCCTCCACGGCGAGCCGGGCCAGGCTCAGCGAACCCGCCGCGATGACCAGCCCGAGGGTTCCCACCAGGACCGTACGGCCCCGGCGGCTCCGCCCGCGGCGGCCCTTGCGCACGGCGGCCCGGTCGGCGGACCGGCCCCGCGCGGCACCGCGGGCGGCGCGGCGGCCGCCGGGGGTCGCCCGGGGCGGTTCGAGGACGTCGAGTTCATAGACGTGCTCGGGCGCCGACGCGTACCCGGGGCCTTCGCCGGGCTCGGGACCTTCGCGGCGGTCGGGACCTTCGCGGCGGTCGGTGTCCGCGCCGTCCACGGGTCCGCCGCCGTACGCCTGACCCGCGCCGTACTCGGGAGCCGAGCCGTACGCCTGACCCGCCCCGTACTCAGGAGCTGAGCCATACGCCTGACCCGCGCCGTACGCCGGACCGGAGCCGTACGCGGGACCTGGACCGGGACCTGCGGGCTGCCCCGGCCGGGCCGACGGGAACGCCTGGACGGGCTCGGCCGGCCGGCCGGGTATGTGGGGGGTCTCGTACCGCAGTTCCTCTACGGGAGTCCCGCACCCGGCACAGGCGAGGGCCCCGTTGAGATGCCGCCGGCACGCGTGGCAGTAGTCCATGGGGCCCGCAGGCTATGCGGCCGGGTACCGCCACAGGTAGGCGCGGAAGTGAGGATTCTGTGAGGAAACCGCAGGTCGTCGGCGGTGCGTCGTGATTCTCCCGCTTCGGTACGTGCTGCCGGGCGCGCCGGAACGGGCCCCGGGCGGCGCAGCCCAACGCGCGCCGCGCCCCGGACAGCCGGACGATTCCAGGAGGAACGCGTAACGCGAACCCACCTCGCCCGTGCCAGCACCGCACTCCGGAGGATCCGCCGTGACCGTCAGCCTTGAGCAGCTGCGTCGTTGCCATGTCGCCGTCGACCTGGGTGCCGCCCGCACCCGGGTCTTCGTCAAGGGCGCCGGACTCGTCGTCGACGAGCCGAGCGTCGCCGCCGTCAACACCCGCACCGGAGCGCTGATCGCCGTCGGCGCGCTGGCCGAGAAGATGACCGGCCGCACCCCCGACTACATCCGGGTCGTCCGCCCCGTCTCGGGCGGCACGGTCGTCGACATCGAGATGGCGCAGCGCATGCTCCGTCACCTCCTCGGCGAGAAGCTGCGCCGTCAGCTCCGCCGCAAGCCCAGGCTCCGCGCCGCCGCCTGCACCCCCCACGACAGCGACCCGCTCGCCCAGCGCGCCGCCGTGGAGACCCTCGTCGGTCTCGGGGCCCGCCGCGTCGAGCTGGTCGACACGCTGATCGCGGCCGCGGTCGGCTGCGGACTGCCCGTCGAGCAGCCGACCGCGACGATGATCCTGGTGTGCGGGGCGGCCACCACGCAGGTCGCGGTGCTCTCGCTGGGCTCGATCGTCACGGCGGAGCGGATGCCGGTCGGCGGTGACGCCATCGACCACGCCGTCATCCAGCACCTGCGCCACCACCACGAGCTGATGCTGCCGAGCCAGTCGGTCCGCCCGCTCCAACTCGCCCTCAGCGGAAACGGCCTGACGCCCCACGGTCCGGCCTCGACCGAGATCCACGGCCGTGACGTCGCCACGGGCCTGGCCCGCTCGGTGACCGTCGACACCGCCGCCGTGCGCGAGGCCATCCACACCCCGCTGACGGCGGTCCTCGACGGCATCGGGAAGGTGCTGCGGGACTGCCCGCCGGACCTGGTGGCCGACCTCGCGGACCGCGGGATCATGATGGTCGGCGGCAGCGCCCTGCTGCCGGGGCTCGACCAGATGCTGCGCGAGGCGACCGGCATGCCGGTGCACATCGCCGAACGGCCCGACGTCTGCGCGGTCCTGGGCCTCGGCGCGATGCTGGAGGGCAAGGTCCAGCCGATGGTCCTCGACCCGCTGGCCGAGCGGGACCCGCTGGCGGACGAGGACTGAGGACCCGTCGGAGTCCCGGCCGGGGTCCGGTCGCACCCCGGCCGGGGGGGCGGAGTCGGACGTCCGGGCCCGGCCCCCTTCCGGGACTCCGCACGGAGCGCGACCCGGATGTCCGGTCGGACACAATCACGCGAAACCGAACGATTCGTACGACAATGAGACCATGACGATCATGGACGAGGACAGGGACGGGCACACGGACGAGGACGCGCCCCGCCTGCCCATGCTGCTCGAAGCCGTCCTCAGTGTCGGCACGGACCTCGAACTCCGCGTCACCCTCCAGCACATCGTGGACTCGGCCACCGAACTCATCGGGGCCCGCTACGGCGCGCTCGGGGTCGTCGACCCCGAGCGCCACCGCGTCACCGAACTGTTCACCGCCGGCATGACGGACGAGGAGCGGCAGCGCGTCGGGGGCCTCCCCGACGGCCACACCGGACTGCTCGGCGTCCTCGTGCAGGACCGGCGACCGCTGCGCGTCGACGATCTGACGGCGGACCCGCGCTCCTCCGGGGTGCCCTCGGGACACCCGGAGATGCGCGGCTTCCTCGGCGTCCCCATCCGGGTCCACACCGAGGTCTTCGGCAATCTGTACCTCACCGAGAAGCGCGGCGGCTTCTCCGAGGAGGACCTCTCCCTGCTCCGGGTCCTCGCCTCGCAGGCCGGGATCGCCATCGGCAACGCCCGGCTCTACGAGACCGCCCGGCAGCGGGAGCGCTGGATCGAGGGCGCGGCGGCGGTGACCACGGCCCTGCTGACCGGCGCGTCCGCGGAGAACGCGCTGATGACCGTCGCCGAGCAGGCCCGCATCCTCTCCGGCGCCTCGGCCGGGGTCGTCCTCCAGCCCACCCGCGAAGGCGGGATGGAGATCGTCGCCGCCTCGACGACGGACGACCCGGGCGATCTGGTGGGGACGGCGATCGCACCCGGCTCGCCCGTGCTCGTCCAGCTCCTCGGCGGGGAGCCCGTGTTCATCGAGGACTCGGCGACGGATCCCCGGATGACCACGCACGTCCGCTCCCGCTTCGGGCCGTCGATGATGCTGCCGCTGCAGAGCGGAGGAAGGCTCATCGGCACGCTCGCCCTGCCCCGGCGGCGCGGCGACCGGCCGTACTCGGCCGTCGACCGGCTCCTCGCCTCGCAGTTCGCCTCGCAGGCGGCGCTCGCGCTGGTCCTCGCCGACGCCCGGCACGACCGGGAGCGGCTCGCGGTGTACGAGGACCGGGACCGGATCGCCCGTGACCTGCACGACCTGGTCGTCCAGCGCCTGTTCGCCACGGAGATGATGCTGGAGTCCACCCGGCGGCGGGCGGTCGACTCCTCCGAGGACAACGAGCTCCTGGGACGGGCGGTGGACGAGCTGGACTCCACGATCCAGGAGGTCCGTACGACCATCTTCGCGCTCCAGCAGCCACCGGCGGACGCCCCGACGTCCTTCCGGGGCAAGGTGCTGCGGGAGACGGGCGGGGCCGCGGTCCTGCTCGGCTTCCAGCCGTCCGTGCACTTCTCCGGGGCCGTCGACACCCTCATCGACGAGGAGACGGCCGGCCGGCTCCTGGCCACGCTGCGCGGGGCGCTGGCGGCGGCCCACCGGCGGCCGGGGATCGGCGCGATGACCGTGGAGGTGTCGGTCGGGAACGAGGGCGCCGGACTGCGGGTCACGGACGACGGCGCCCCGCCGACGACGGTGACCTGGCCGTAGGGGTCTCTTGTCGGCCGGGCCGGATCCGGCGCCGCGAGCCCGGCCCGACCGGCAGGACACCCCGTTGGTCCTCGTACGCGACGCCCGTCGGGGCACCCACTCGGACGGAGCAGTCCCGCGCGCCGCGCACCCCGCCCCGATCTTGACTGGAGGCGTGGACACCGAGACCAAGCCCCCGAACGCGGCGGCCTACCGCAACCTGGTGACGGCCACCATCGGCTTCACGCTCACCTTCTGGGCGTGGGACCTGATCGCGCCCCTCGCCAGCTGGTACGGCGACCGGCTCGAACTCAGCTCCTTCGAGCAGTCGCTGCTCGTCGCGGTCCCCGTCCTCGTCGGCTCGCTCGGCCGGATCCCGGCCGGCGCGCTGACCGACCGGTACGGGGCGAAGCTGATGTTCCCGCTGGTCTCGGCGCTGACGATCATCCCCGTCCTGCTGCTCATCGTCGTCAAGGACAGCTACGGCCTGCTCCTGGTCGTCGGCTTCCTCCTCGGCCTCGGCGGTACGACGTTCGCGATCGGCATCCCGCTGGTCAACTCCTGGTTCCCGCCCGAGAAACGCGGTCTCGCGCTCGGTGTGTTCGGCATGGGCATGGGCGGCGTGGCGCTCTCCGGCTACTTCACGCCGCGCATCGCGAAGCACGGCGAGAACCTGCCGTTCATCGTGGTGGCGGTCGCGCTCGCGGCGTACGCGGTGCTCGCGGCGTTCCTCATCACCGACCGGCCCGACCGGCCCGTGCCCACCGCCTCCCTGGCGACCAGGCTCCGCGCGGCGGGGCGGCTGCGGGTGACCTGGGAGCTGTCGGCGCTGTACGCGATCGGCTTCGGCGGCATCGTGGCGTTCGGCGTCTACCTGCCGACGTATCTGAAGACCTGGTACGAGCTGGACCCGACGGACGCGGGCACCAAGGCGGCCGGATTCGCGCTGGTGACCGTCGTCTTCCGGCCGATCGGCGGCTGGCTCTCGGACCGGATCCATCCGGCGCTCGTCACGGCCGCCGCGCTCGCCGTGGTGGCGCTCCTCGCCATCGTCCAGGCCTTCGACCCACCGCTGGACCCGGGCGGCACCATCGCCCTGCTGATCATGGCGGCAGGTCTGGGCACGGCGAGCGGCTCGGTGTTCGCGCTGGTCTCGCAGGTGACTCCGCAGGCGAAGGTCGGCAGCGTGACGGGCATCGTCGGGGCGATGGGCGGCCTGGGCGGGTTCCTGCCGCCGCTGGTGATGGGGGCGATCTACAGCGCGAAGGGCTCGTACTCGATCGGCTTCATGCTGCTGTCGGACCTGGCGCTGGCGGGGTGTGTGTACGCCTGGGGCCGCATGCGCGGAATCCGCCCGGAGGGCGAGGACCCGAAGCCGGAGGCGACGAAGATCACGGCGGGCCGTCCGTGACGGACGGCAGAATGCCTCCCGGAACCCTCGAACTCGACAGCGACCCGAGGAGTACGACCGGTGAGTGCGCTCTTCCCCGCCCTGACGGCCCCTTCCGGCCGGCCCGCGCTGCGCTGCGGCCCGGTCACCCTGACGTACGAGGAACTGGCGCGGGCCGCCGGGGCGCTGGCGGCCCGGATCGGAGGGGCCGGGCGGGTCGCCGTCTGGGCCACGCCGTCCGCGCACACGGCCGTCGCGGTCGTCGGGGCCCTGCTCGCCGGCGTGCCCGCCGTACCGCTCAATCCGCGGACGGGTGAACGCGAGCTGGCGCACATCCTCGACGACAGCAAGCCCACGGCCGTGCTCACGGGGGCGGACGACGTGCTGCCCGCCGGGCTCGCCGGGCTCCCCCGGATCGTCGTGGATCCGACCGCGAGCGGCCCGCGGGGGACGGAGACGGCCGACGCCGAGTCCGCCGCCCTGATCGTCTACACCTCGGGCACCACCGGACCGCCGAAGGGTGTCCTGCTGTCCCGGCGCGCGATCGCCGCCTCGCTCGACGCGCTCGCCGGGGCCTGGTCCTGGACGGCCGAGGACGTCCTCGTGCACGCTCTGCCGCTGTTCCATGTGCACGGGCTGGTCCTCGGGATCCTGGGGCCGCTGCGCCGGGGCGGCGAGGTCCGGCATCTGGGCGCGTTCTCGGTGGAGGGCGTGACCCGGGAGCTGGGCGGCGGCGGCACGATGCTGTTCGGCGTACCGACCATGTACCACCGGCTCGCGGACGCGCTCGCCGAGGACACCGCGCTGGTCCGGGCGCTGGCCGGGGCCCGGCTCCTCGTCTCCGGGTCCGCCGCGCTCCCGGTCCACGACCACGAGCGGATCGCGGCGGCGACGGGCCGGACGGTCGTGGAGCGGTACGGGATGACGGAGACGCTCATGAACACGAGCGTCCTGCCGGGCGGCGCTCCGCGCGCCGGGACCGTCGGTCTCCCCCTCACGGGCGTGGACCTGCGGCTCGTCGACGAGGACGGCTCCGTCCTCGAGGAGCCGGACGGGGACTCGGTCGGCGAGGTGCAGGTGCGCGGCCCGAACCTGTTCTCCGGCTACCTCAACCGGCCCGACGCGACGGCCGCGGCCTTCGACGGCGACTGGTTCCGCACCGGCGACATGGCGGTCCGCGAGGCGGACGGCACGGTGCGGCTGGTCGGCCGCAAGGCGACCGACCTGATCAAGAGCGGTGGCTACAAGATCGGGGCGGGCGAGATCGAGAACGCGCTCCTCGACCACCCCGGGGTGCGCGAGGCGGCCGTCACCGGCGAGCCCGACCCGGACCTCGGCGAGCGGATCGTGGCCTGGGTGGTGCCGGAGGACCCGTCGACTCCCCCGGCGGCCTCGGAGCTGGCCGACCACGTCGCGCGCCTGCTCGCCCCGCACAAGCGGCCCCGGGTGGTGCGCCTTCTCGACGCCCTCCCCCGCAACGACATGGGCAAGATCCTCAAGAAGGCCTTGCAGGAAGGTCGTTGAGGGGAGATCGAGCCGGGCCCCCTCCTGCGGCGCAGGAGGGGGCCCGGTCGTCGGCCGGCGGTGGCTACTTCTTCACGCCCACCGCGCGGATCAGTTCCTGCGTGACCGAGCCGCCCCGGTCGTCGCTCGCCCCGGCCCGCAGCGAGACGGAGCCCGCGCCGGACGGGACGCGCAGCTCGCCGTCCCAGGCGGCGCCGTGCCGCGACTTCCTGAGGGCGACCTTCGTCCAGGTCCTGCCCTCGTCGTAGGAGACCTCCAGGGTGCCGCCGGTGATGGTGCCGGTGCCGGTGGCGCCCTTCACGTACTCGGCGGAGATCCCGACGGGCAGCTTGCGTCCGGCGCGGACGTCACCGTCGAGGTCGGTGTCCACGTCGAAGCCGAGGTTGAGCATCGGCAGGTACGTGACCTTGTCGTGGGGGGTCTCGGCGGAGCGGAAGGTCCACTCGCTG
This sequence is a window from Streptomyces sp. NBC_00691. Protein-coding genes within it:
- a CDS encoding NADP-dependent oxidoreductase — its product is MSVLPASSREWHLVARPHGWPTPADFALRETPVTEPAEGRILVRNLHFSVDPYMRGRMNDVKSYIPPFKLDHPMDGGAVGEVIASGAEGFAVGDHVLHGLGWREYADVPAQHATKVDPALAPLSAYLGVLGMTGLTAYAGLFDVASFKEGDAVFVSGAAGAVGSQVGQMARLKGASRVIGSAGSDEKVKFLVEELGFDAAFNYRNGPVKDQLREAAPDGIDVYFDNVGGDHLEAAISSLNVHGRATICGMIAQYNDTEPVPGPRNMAMIIGKRLRLQGVLVGDHYGLQQQFVQEVGGWLAAGELKHRETFVEGIENGVDAFLGLLRGDNTGKMIVSVTR
- a CDS encoding MarR family winged helix-turn-helix transcriptional regulator codes for the protein MATPRTDPLTLEVVELIGTVVARYYEEYEQAAAQHALTGAQARVLGLLSLDPLPMRRIAQKLKCEPSNITGIVDRLEARGMVERRPDPADRRVKLAVPTEEGRATAHRLRESLDFAREPLGELTEAERTLLRDLLKRMLGVQPDV
- a CDS encoding MerR family transcriptional regulator, which gives rise to MRIGELSRRTGVHAHQLRYYEAQGLLEAGRGSNGYREFDESAVLRVRQIRHLLGAGLSSEDIAYLLPCAVGEAPELAGCPELVAAMRSRMGRIEDQMERLARSRDALAVYIDAAERMGAENYPPFDGSGQESVPA
- a CDS encoding NAD(P)-dependent oxidoreductase produces the protein MTAIGLGLMGRALAGAFLRAGHPTTVWNRTSSKAAALVAEGAHPAPSVGAALDASPLTIVCLTDYAAVRELLDTDDVKLDGATLVNLTSGDAAQARDTARWAGRRGARYLDGAVMAVPPAIGTAEAVILHSGPKADFDAHGATLAALGTVTHLGEDHGLASLYDVAGLAMMWSVLNAWLQGTAMLGRAGVDAATYAPFARRIAAGVADWLPGYAEQIDAGSFPAEVSALETDARAMEHLIGESEALGVNAELPKLFKAMADRAIAAGHGGEQYPVLIEEFGRPAAD
- a CDS encoding SCO2400 family protein → MDYCHACRRHLNGALACAGCGTPVEELRYETPHIPGRPAEPVQAFPSARPGQPAGPGPGPAYGSGPAYGAGQAYGSAPEYGAGQAYGSAPEYGAGQAYGGGPVDGADTDRREGPDRREGPEPGEGPGYASAPEHVYELDVLEPPRATPGGRRAARGAARGRSADRAAVRKGRRGRSRRGRTVLVGTLGLVIAAGSLSLARLAVEEPDRNGAATAVEELDVTPSPLAPEPVETTAAPDGGDPGPVTSAPARPRQVSADTSRGTGTGAGTGSGTGSGTGTGTGPGTGIGSTPQHPSTPTDPVTRPAATPTATPSATKAHTPPSGTPTATDPTPSATATTASPSPTPTPSPTRTCTPFLWWCV
- a CDS encoding rod shape-determining protein, encoding MTVSLEQLRRCHVAVDLGAARTRVFVKGAGLVVDEPSVAAVNTRTGALIAVGALAEKMTGRTPDYIRVVRPVSGGTVVDIEMAQRMLRHLLGEKLRRQLRRKPRLRAAACTPHDSDPLAQRAAVETLVGLGARRVELVDTLIAAAVGCGLPVEQPTATMILVCGAATTQVAVLSLGSIVTAERMPVGGDAIDHAVIQHLRHHHELMLPSQSVRPLQLALSGNGLTPHGPASTEIHGRDVATGLARSVTVDTAAVREAIHTPLTAVLDGIGKVLRDCPPDLVADLADRGIMMVGGSALLPGLDQMLREATGMPVHIAERPDVCAVLGLGAMLEGKVQPMVLDPLAERDPLADED
- a CDS encoding GAF domain-containing sensor histidine kinase: MTIMDEDRDGHTDEDAPRLPMLLEAVLSVGTDLELRVTLQHIVDSATELIGARYGALGVVDPERHRVTELFTAGMTDEERQRVGGLPDGHTGLLGVLVQDRRPLRVDDLTADPRSSGVPSGHPEMRGFLGVPIRVHTEVFGNLYLTEKRGGFSEEDLSLLRVLASQAGIAIGNARLYETARQRERWIEGAAAVTTALLTGASAENALMTVAEQARILSGASAGVVLQPTREGGMEIVAASTTDDPGDLVGTAIAPGSPVLVQLLGGEPVFIEDSATDPRMTTHVRSRFGPSMMLPLQSGGRLIGTLALPRRRGDRPYSAVDRLLASQFASQAALALVLADARHDRERLAVYEDRDRIARDLHDLVVQRLFATEMMLESTRRRAVDSSEDNELLGRAVDELDSTIQEVRTTIFALQQPPADAPTSFRGKVLRETGGAAVLLGFQPSVHFSGAVDTLIDEETAGRLLATLRGALAAAHRRPGIGAMTVEVSVGNEGAGLRVTDDGAPPTTVTWP
- a CDS encoding MFS transporter, which translates into the protein MDTETKPPNAAAYRNLVTATIGFTLTFWAWDLIAPLASWYGDRLELSSFEQSLLVAVPVLVGSLGRIPAGALTDRYGAKLMFPLVSALTIIPVLLLIVVKDSYGLLLVVGFLLGLGGTTFAIGIPLVNSWFPPEKRGLALGVFGMGMGGVALSGYFTPRIAKHGENLPFIVVAVALAAYAVLAAFLITDRPDRPVPTASLATRLRAAGRLRVTWELSALYAIGFGGIVAFGVYLPTYLKTWYELDPTDAGTKAAGFALVTVVFRPIGGWLSDRIHPALVTAAALAVVALLAIVQAFDPPLDPGGTIALLIMAAGLGTASGSVFALVSQVTPQAKVGSVTGIVGAMGGLGGFLPPLVMGAIYSAKGSYSIGFMLLSDLALAGCVYAWGRMRGIRPEGEDPKPEATKITAGRP
- a CDS encoding acyl-CoA synthetase, producing MSALFPALTAPSGRPALRCGPVTLTYEELARAAGALAARIGGAGRVAVWATPSAHTAVAVVGALLAGVPAVPLNPRTGERELAHILDDSKPTAVLTGADDVLPAGLAGLPRIVVDPTASGPRGTETADAESAALIVYTSGTTGPPKGVLLSRRAIAASLDALAGAWSWTAEDVLVHALPLFHVHGLVLGILGPLRRGGEVRHLGAFSVEGVTRELGGGGTMLFGVPTMYHRLADALAEDTALVRALAGARLLVSGSAALPVHDHERIAAATGRTVVERYGMTETLMNTSVLPGGAPRAGTVGLPLTGVDLRLVDEDGSVLEEPDGDSVGEVQVRGPNLFSGYLNRPDATAAAFDGDWFRTGDMAVREADGTVRLVGRKATDLIKSGGYKIGAGEIENALLDHPGVREAAVTGEPDPDLGERIVAWVVPEDPSTPPAASELADHVARLLAPHKRPRVVRLLDALPRNDMGKILKKALQEGR